The following coding sequences lie in one Deltaproteobacteria bacterium genomic window:
- a CDS encoding propionyl-CoA carboxylase, whose amino-acid sequence MTHVPVVPIGRARRSFLDDATFAANLDAIAAREATLGARRAEVAAGWGPEYVARVHAKGKLTARERLLALADPGTRTFEVGTFVNWGLEFGEGKQKSPGAGVVTAFAQVHGRWCMVIANDNTVASGSWWPKTPEKIERAQMMALRLRLPTVYLVDCSGLFLPEQSRSFPGATGAGHIFKMNSLLSSHGVPQVAGVFGDCIAGGGYMPIISDRVYMTEQAYMVIAGAALIKGAKSQKMTSLDIGGPEVHVHVSRCADVRVPDDDTLIAALRRDIAKLPSSGADYYRGEAGPVDPRFGTGELAGILPVDHREAYDATEVLARLVDQSLLWEVMPSVGEEMLCGIGRVNGLWCGFVANRQGLVGDPARPGARRPAAILYRAGIAKISAFSRACNDDGIPLVWLQDISGFDIGHEAERQGLLAYGSNLIYTNSTNTVPMFTVLLRKASGAGYYAMAGLPYDPVVQLSTTISRLSVMEGRTLAIATYNTKLDDDFQIVTRDEAERRKIEAGMRAVEARIEGDMDPWVAARQMDTDEIVELGELRSYLSMLVEASYQGIGQRRIKNSRIWSMHDLAILSEGLR is encoded by the coding sequence ATGACCCACGTGCCAGTCGTGCCCATCGGTCGCGCGCGCCGATCGTTCCTCGACGACGCGACCTTCGCGGCCAACCTCGATGCGATCGCCGCCCGCGAGGCCACGCTGGGCGCACGGCGGGCCGAGGTCGCGGCCGGCTGGGGCCCGGAGTACGTCGCGCGCGTGCACGCCAAGGGCAAGCTCACCGCGCGTGAGCGGCTGCTCGCGCTGGCCGACCCCGGCACGCGCACCTTCGAGGTCGGCACGTTCGTGAACTGGGGCCTCGAGTTCGGCGAGGGCAAGCAGAAGTCGCCGGGCGCCGGGGTCGTGACCGCGTTCGCGCAGGTGCATGGCCGTTGGTGCATGGTCATCGCCAACGACAACACCGTGGCCTCGGGCTCGTGGTGGCCCAAGACGCCCGAGAAGATCGAGCGCGCGCAGATGATGGCGCTGCGGCTGCGGCTGCCGACGGTGTACCTGGTCGATTGCAGCGGGCTGTTCTTGCCCGAGCAGTCGCGATCGTTCCCCGGCGCGACCGGAGCCGGTCACATCTTCAAGATGAACAGCCTGCTGTCGAGCCACGGCGTGCCGCAGGTCGCCGGCGTGTTCGGTGATTGCATCGCGGGCGGCGGCTACATGCCGATCATCAGCGACCGCGTCTACATGACCGAGCAGGCCTACATGGTCATCGCCGGCGCTGCGCTCATCAAGGGCGCGAAGAGCCAGAAGATGACCAGCCTCGACATCGGCGGCCCCGAGGTGCACGTGCACGTGAGTCGCTGCGCCGACGTCCGCGTGCCCGATGACGACACGCTGATCGCTGCGCTGCGCCGCGACATCGCCAAGCTGCCCAGCTCCGGTGCCGATTACTACCGCGGCGAGGCCGGGCCGGTCGATCCGCGCTTCGGCACTGGCGAGCTGGCGGGCATCTTGCCCGTCGATCACCGCGAAGCCTACGACGCCACCGAGGTGCTGGCGCGCCTGGTCGATCAGTCGCTGCTGTGGGAGGTGATGCCGTCGGTCGGCGAGGAGATGCTCTGCGGCATCGGGCGCGTCAACGGCCTGTGGTGTGGCTTCGTGGCCAACCGCCAGGGCCTGGTCGGCGACCCCGCGCGTCCGGGTGCGCGGCGCCCCGCAGCGATCCTCTACCGCGCCGGCATCGCGAAGATCTCGGCGTTCTCGCGCGCGTGCAACGACGACGGCATCCCGCTGGTGTGGCTGCAGGACATCTCGGGCTTCGACATCGGCCACGAGGCCGAGCGCCAGGGCCTGCTCGCCTATGGCAGCAACCTCATCTACACCAACTCGACCAACACCGTGCCGATGTTCACGGTGTTGCTGCGCAAGGCCTCGGGCGCCGGCTACTACGCCATGGCGGGGCTGCCGTACGATCCGGTGGTGCAGCTGTCGACCACGATCTCGCGCCTGAGCGTGATGGAGGGGCGCACGCTGGCGATCGCCACCTACAACACCAAGCTCGACGACGACTTCCAGATCGTCACGCGCGATGAGGCCGAGCGCCGCAAGATCGAGGCGGGCATGCGCGCGGTCGAGGCCCGCATCGAGGGCGACATGGATCCGTGGGTGGCCGCGCGGCAGATGGACACCGACGAGATCGTCGAGCTCGGTGAGCTGCGCTCGTACCTCTCGATGCTGGTCGAAGCCAGCTATCAGGGTATCGGCCAGCGCCGCATCAAGAACAGCCGCATCTGGTCCATGCACGACCTGGCGATCCTGAGCGAGGGCCTGCGATGA
- a CDS encoding right-handed parallel beta-helix repeat-containing protein yields the protein MSESGTIIENVHVHGDIEIVDGATDITIRNFRITTDGYWGIFVRDGSNIVIEDGEIDGQDGIDDAIRGADYTARRLYIHDIGGDSFKADGGNVLECNYVTAIGQAPGAHGDGVQMMGDGDIEITANNFDLTSGELTACIFPFGTDPVSGPVHADGNRLVGGAYIVYCHENLHMTNNVFGDQYAYGPVTDTCGTWENNTWESSGEPVPN from the coding sequence GTGTCCGAGAGCGGCACCATCATCGAGAACGTGCACGTACACGGCGACATCGAGATCGTCGACGGCGCCACCGACATCACGATCCGCAACTTTCGCATCACCACCGACGGCTACTGGGGCATCTTCGTGCGCGACGGCTCGAACATCGTCATCGAGGATGGCGAGATCGACGGCCAAGACGGCATCGACGACGCGATCCGCGGCGCCGACTACACCGCGCGACGGCTCTACATCCACGACATCGGCGGCGACTCGTTCAAGGCCGACGGCGGCAACGTGCTCGAGTGCAACTACGTCACCGCCATCGGCCAGGCCCCCGGGGCCCACGGCGACGGCGTGCAGATGATGGGCGACGGCGACATCGAGATCACCGCCAACAACTTCGACCTCACCAGCGGCGAGCTCACCGCGTGCATCTTCCCGTTCGGCACCGACCCCGTCTCCGGCCCCGTGCACGCCGACGGCAACCGGCTCGTCGGCGGTGCGTACATCGTGTACTGCCACGAGAACCTGCACATGACGAACAACGTCTTCGGCGACCAGTACGCGTATGGCCCGGTCACCGACACCTGCGGGACCTGGGAGAACAACACCTGGGAGTCGAGCGGCGAGCCGGTGCCGAACTGA
- a CDS encoding serine/threonine protein kinase: protein MVDTDSLTRLDRASGDGESSSTPGAASDRVGADPYADLGRALGRYVLVERIGEGGMGTVERAYDPKLHREVALKRVRRGAVGTEAAARMLREAQAMAQLSHPNVVAVHDVEVIDDVVVLAMEYVAGPTLDVWCAAPARPWRAIVGAYVQAAQGLLAAHRVGLVHRDFKPSNALVTDDGRVKVLDFGLAKPVADAPQSESSMLAFMSGTADSVSLERTLTRADTVVGTPKYMAPEQHVGDAADARADQYAYCVALWEALARAPVFASQDFDGLVAMKQSGPPPWPAIDGVPAALGEALRRGLAADPTRRWPDMAALVAVLEAHARPPERAGTRNRWLIGAGAAAIAAVVVTRLSATPPCAEAGARMRETWSEARRGELAASFHAAGSVIADDMAARVGALVDERVDRWRAAAVDACEATRVRGEQSEALLDLRGACLERRRVELDVAVQQLVDDPGVVAAAVDLITALPALEVCADAEALQAEMPPPRDAELAARVDAAREQLAHAASSLAAGHFEVSLGQALAVNGEATLDEYPPLAVETELAVAAALARLARWAEVVPRLEAALSTALQRGYDESAVRAAIALANAVGVSLMRPREGRVHAEVALALARRRDPGGELEAEALAAMGAVVGTDGRGVDAEARLRESLALFEALRGDDSLDAARLHALIGMSLWSQGRFAEAEVEHRRGLAIRSLRLGPDHPDTAASHGGLGNALLGEGRLDDALTEFAEALHSRERSLGVDHPETANARANLARVYQAMGRNEDAAQEQLRALESLERSLGREHPMTAGHRLNYGITLMRQDRLVEAEQEFRSTAESFARSLSPEHPYTATAQFNVGKVLVRQGRVDDGIAWYQRALVTMLAAQGPEHRDTAAIRINLADALEAQGQLREAEVELRKAVAALTSSLGPRHIDTGGARNNLSGLLETQGRLEEAEAEARVSLEIIVESTPETNANLAIAFYDLGDLVRRNGRTGEAVALLERALELSDRAEIVPHERGEIMFGLARALFETPAQRQRALGLARQALTLYREDDAGIAGDRRELQEWLAVNDRESEAPPHGRPGQ, encoded by the coding sequence CTACGTGCTGGTCGAGCGCATCGGCGAGGGCGGCATGGGCACGGTCGAGCGTGCCTATGACCCCAAGCTGCACCGCGAGGTCGCGCTCAAGCGCGTGCGCCGTGGGGCCGTCGGCACCGAGGCCGCGGCTCGCATGCTGCGCGAGGCGCAGGCGATGGCGCAGCTCAGCCACCCCAACGTGGTCGCGGTGCACGACGTCGAGGTCATCGACGACGTGGTGGTACTCGCGATGGAGTACGTCGCAGGACCGACGCTCGATGTCTGGTGCGCGGCGCCGGCTCGGCCGTGGCGGGCGATCGTCGGCGCGTACGTGCAGGCGGCCCAGGGCCTGCTCGCGGCCCATCGCGTGGGCCTGGTGCATCGCGACTTCAAGCCCTCGAACGCGCTCGTCACCGACGACGGCCGTGTGAAGGTGCTCGACTTCGGGCTCGCGAAACCCGTCGCCGATGCGCCGCAGAGCGAGTCGTCGATGCTGGCGTTCATGTCGGGCACGGCCGACAGCGTCAGCCTGGAACGCACGCTGACGCGGGCCGACACCGTGGTGGGCACGCCCAAGTACATGGCGCCGGAGCAGCACGTCGGAGACGCCGCCGACGCGCGCGCCGATCAGTACGCGTACTGCGTCGCGCTGTGGGAGGCGTTGGCGCGGGCGCCGGTGTTCGCCAGCCAGGACTTCGACGGCCTGGTCGCGATGAAGCAGTCCGGCCCGCCGCCGTGGCCTGCGATCGACGGGGTTCCGGCGGCGCTGGGCGAGGCGCTTCGACGCGGCCTCGCGGCCGATCCGACTCGGCGTTGGCCCGACATGGCAGCGCTGGTCGCCGTGCTCGAGGCGCACGCGCGTCCGCCCGAGCGCGCCGGCACGCGGAACCGGTGGCTGATCGGTGCGGGGGCGGCCGCGATCGCAGCGGTCGTGGTCACGCGACTGTCCGCGACTCCGCCGTGCGCCGAGGCTGGAGCGCGCATGCGCGAGACGTGGAGCGAGGCTCGCCGGGGCGAGCTGGCCGCGTCGTTCCACGCCGCAGGCAGCGTCATCGCCGACGACATGGCCGCGCGTGTCGGCGCGCTGGTGGACGAGCGCGTCGATCGCTGGCGTGCGGCCGCCGTCGATGCCTGTGAGGCCACGCGCGTACGCGGCGAGCAATCCGAGGCCCTGCTCGACCTCCGCGGCGCGTGTCTGGAGCGGCGCCGGGTCGAGCTGGACGTTGCGGTGCAACAGCTCGTCGATGATCCCGGTGTGGTCGCGGCCGCGGTCGACCTGATCACCGCACTGCCCGCGCTCGAGGTCTGTGCCGACGCCGAAGCGTTGCAGGCCGAGATGCCACCGCCGCGCGACGCCGAGCTCGCGGCGCGGGTCGACGCCGCGCGCGAGCAGCTGGCCCACGCCGCGAGCTCCCTCGCTGCGGGTCACTTCGAGGTGTCGTTGGGACAAGCGCTCGCCGTCAACGGTGAGGCCACGCTCGACGAGTACCCGCCGCTCGCGGTCGAGACCGAGCTGGCGGTCGCCGCGGCGCTGGCCCGCCTGGCGCGCTGGGCCGAGGTGGTGCCGCGGCTCGAGGCCGCGCTCTCGACCGCGCTGCAGCGGGGCTACGACGAGTCGGCGGTGCGGGCTGCGATCGCGCTCGCCAACGCGGTCGGGGTGTCATTGATGCGACCCCGCGAGGGCCGCGTGCACGCCGAGGTCGCACTGGCGCTCGCGCGTCGCCGTGATCCCGGCGGCGAGCTCGAGGCCGAGGCGCTGGCGGCGATGGGGGCGGTGGTCGGGACCGATGGCCGCGGCGTCGATGCAGAGGCTCGACTGCGCGAGTCGCTGGCGCTGTTCGAGGCGCTGCGCGGCGACGACTCGCTCGACGCTGCGCGCCTGCATGCGCTCATCGGCATGTCGCTGTGGTCCCAGGGGCGCTTCGCCGAGGCCGAGGTCGAGCACCGCCGTGGGCTCGCGATCCGCAGCCTGCGACTCGGCCCCGATCATCCCGACACCGCCGCCTCGCACGGCGGTCTCGGCAACGCGCTGCTGGGCGAGGGGCGCCTCGACGACGCGCTCACGGAGTTCGCCGAGGCCTTGCACTCGCGCGAGCGCTCGCTCGGCGTCGATCATCCCGAGACTGCGAACGCGCGAGCCAACCTCGCACGGGTCTATCAGGCCATGGGGCGCAACGAGGACGCCGCGCAGGAGCAGCTGCGCGCGCTCGAGTCGCTCGAGCGCTCGCTCGGGCGCGAGCACCCGATGACCGCAGGGCACCGTCTCAACTACGGCATCACGCTGATGCGACAGGACCGGCTCGTCGAGGCCGAGCAGGAGTTTCGCAGCACCGCCGAGAGCTTCGCTCGCTCGCTGTCACCGGAGCACCCCTACACCGCCACCGCGCAGTTCAACGTCGGCAAGGTGTTGGTGCGCCAGGGGCGAGTCGACGACGGCATCGCGTGGTACCAGCGCGCGTTGGTGACGATGCTCGCGGCGCAGGGGCCCGAGCACCGCGACACCGCTGCGATCCGCATCAACCTCGCCGACGCGCTCGAGGCCCAGGGGCAGCTGCGCGAGGCCGAGGTCGAGCTGCGCAAGGCGGTCGCGGCACTGACGAGCAGCTTGGGCCCGCGGCATATCGACACCGGCGGTGCGCGCAACAACCTCTCGGGGTTGCTCGAGACCCAGGGTCGCCTCGAAGAGGCCGAGGCCGAGGCGCGCGTGAGCCTCGAGATCATCGTGGAGTCGACGCCAGAGACCAACGCGAACCTCGCGATCGCCTTCTACGACCTCGGCGATCTCGTGCGTCGCAACGGCCGCACGGGCGAGGCGGTCGCGCTGCTCGAGCGGGCGCTCGAGCTGAGCGATCGGGCAGAGATCGTCCCGCACGAGCGCGGCGAGATCATGTTCGGGCTGGCGCGGGCACTCTTCGAGACCCCGGCACAGCGCCAGCGCGCGCTCGGGCTCGCCCGCCAGGCGCTGACGCTCTACCGCGAGGACGACGCCGGCATCGCGGGCGATCGCCGCGAGTTGCAGGAGTGGCTCGCCGTGAACGATCGCGAGTCGGAGGCGCCGCCCCATGGGCGACCCGGCCAGTGA